A genomic stretch from Erysipelothrix sp. HDW6C includes:
- the ftsH gene encoding ATP-dependent zinc metalloprotease FtsH, giving the protein MKNNNNKKNSVFLVLIGVMMMILLVRFAINPVSKTLTTKEFYAAVEKYDIKESTISQKAYVIDVSGVYEENGRVIQFTTRFPKSEQITNELHELLKGEGGKVEYIDVTETNPFIDMLLFTVPYIILGGAMFFLFSKMGGGGNNKAFEFSKSRAKIQSNVRVRFKDVAGADEEKEEMKELIDYLKSPKKYEEMGARIPKGMLLVGPPGTGKTLLAKAAAGEADVPFFAISGSDFVEMFVGVGASRVRDMFKQAKASAPSVIFIDEIDAVGRQRGAGLGGGHDEREQTLNQMLVEMDGIEENSGVVILAATNRADVLDPALLRPGRFDRTITVGLPDVKGRTAILGVHARNKQLAPDVELENIARRTPGFSGADLENVLNEAAILTVREKQPKITMEILDEAIDRTMMGPAKKSRKYSEKERHMVAVHETGHAIIGIKLAAADKVQKVTIIPRGDAGGYNLMTPEEETFTQSETDLKAQITGLLGGRVAEEVFFNEISTGASNDIQRATRIARLMVTTFGMSNLGPIQYDDGHSDNVFLGRDYSSRTGYSAEIAFEIDKEIRRIVDEAKEQARVIIEDNRDLMEKIVEALLEEETITAEQIRNIVEGRSVNDAGHSPIDPEVAIA; this is encoded by the coding sequence TTGAAAAACAACAACAATAAAAAGAACAGCGTATTTCTTGTATTAATTGGGGTCATGATGATGATTCTTCTTGTTCGCTTTGCAATTAATCCCGTATCGAAAACGCTGACTACAAAAGAATTTTACGCTGCAGTTGAAAAGTATGATATTAAAGAGTCAACCATTTCACAAAAAGCTTACGTAATTGATGTAAGTGGTGTGTACGAAGAAAATGGTCGTGTAATTCAATTTACAACACGATTCCCAAAATCAGAACAAATTACAAATGAATTGCATGAGCTTCTAAAGGGTGAAGGTGGAAAAGTAGAGTATATCGATGTTACGGAAACAAATCCATTTATCGATATGTTATTGTTTACAGTTCCTTACATCATTCTTGGTGGAGCCATGTTCTTCCTCTTCTCAAAAATGGGCGGCGGTGGCAATAACAAAGCCTTCGAGTTCAGTAAATCCCGTGCTAAAATCCAAAGTAACGTCCGCGTACGCTTTAAAGATGTAGCAGGTGCAGATGAAGAAAAAGAAGAAATGAAAGAGTTAATCGATTATTTAAAGAGTCCAAAAAAATACGAGGAAATGGGTGCACGTATACCAAAAGGTATGCTCTTAGTAGGTCCTCCTGGAACTGGTAAGACCTTGCTAGCGAAAGCAGCAGCGGGTGAAGCTGACGTACCGTTCTTTGCAATTTCAGGTTCTGATTTTGTTGAGATGTTCGTTGGTGTTGGTGCCAGCCGTGTTCGTGATATGTTTAAACAAGCAAAGGCGAGTGCTCCAAGTGTTATCTTTATTGATGAAATTGATGCTGTCGGTCGCCAACGTGGTGCTGGTTTGGGTGGTGGTCACGATGAACGTGAACAAACACTGAACCAAATGCTTGTTGAGATGGACGGAATTGAAGAAAACTCAGGTGTTGTAATTCTTGCAGCAACAAACCGTGCTGACGTACTTGACCCTGCGTTATTAAGACCGGGTCGTTTCGATAGAACAATTACTGTTGGATTACCCGATGTTAAAGGCCGAACAGCCATTCTTGGTGTTCATGCCCGCAACAAACAATTGGCACCTGATGTTGAATTAGAGAACATTGCCCGTCGTACACCTGGATTCTCAGGTGCTGACTTAGAAAACGTCTTGAACGAAGCTGCAATCTTAACGGTTCGTGAAAAACAACCAAAGATCACAATGGAAATTCTTGATGAGGCAATCGACCGTACAATGATGGGTCCTGCTAAAAAATCACGTAAATATTCAGAAAAAGAACGCCACATGGTTGCTGTTCACGAAACAGGACATGCAATTATTGGTATTAAACTTGCTGCTGCCGATAAGGTGCAAAAAGTTACGATTATTCCTCGTGGAGATGCAGGTGGATACAACCTGATGACTCCTGAAGAGGAAACATTTACACAAAGCGAAACAGACTTGAAAGCACAAATCACTGGGTTACTGGGTGGTCGTGTTGCCGAGGAAGTATTCTTTAACGAAATTTCTACTGGAGCAAGCAATGACATTCAACGTGCAACACGCATTGCGCGTTTGATGGTTACAACATTCGGTATGAGTAATTTAGGACCGATTCAATATGATGATGGTCATAGTGACAATGTATTCTTAGGTCGTGATTATTCATCTCGTACTGGATACTCCGCAGAAATTGCGTTTGAAATTGATAAAGAAATTCGTCGCATTGTTGATGAAGCGAAAGAGCAAGCACGCGTTATTATTGAAGATAACCGTGATCTCATGGAAAAAATTGTTGAGGCTCTTCTTGAAGAAGAGACAATCACTGCTGAACAAATTCGCAATATTGTTGAAGGACGTTCTGTAAATGATGCTGGTCACAGCCCAATTGATCCAGAAGTAGCAATAGCGTAA
- the hpt gene encoding hypoxanthine phosphoribosyltransferase yields MHKDVKEVLISEEQIEKKCEELGKVVTDHYKDAEGPVVLVALLKGSVPFLARLIKYVDLDIEYDFMDVSSYEGTETSRDIKILKDLDRSIKGLNILLVEDIVDTGHTIKAIIQLLKNKGANDVKVISLLDKPSRREVDVFADFIGFEIPNEFVIGFGLDFNEKYRQLPYIGILKDEVYQ; encoded by the coding sequence ATGCATAAGGATGTAAAAGAAGTATTAATCAGTGAAGAACAAATAGAAAAGAAATGTGAAGAACTTGGAAAAGTCGTCACAGATCATTATAAGGACGCTGAAGGTCCAGTTGTGCTTGTTGCACTCTTAAAAGGATCGGTTCCATTCTTGGCTCGACTAATTAAGTACGTTGACTTGGACATTGAATATGATTTCATGGACGTTTCAAGTTATGAAGGTACAGAAACATCACGCGATATAAAAATATTGAAAGATTTAGATCGTTCAATTAAAGGTCTAAATATCCTTCTTGTAGAAGATATTGTAGACACAGGTCATACAATTAAAGCAATAATCCAGTTATTAAAAAATAAGGGCGCTAACGATGTTAAGGTTATCTCACTGTTAGATAAACCATCACGTCGTGAAGTTGATGTATTCGCAGATTTCATCGGTTTTGAAATTCCCAACGAATTCGTTATTGGATTTGGATTGGATTTCAATGAAAAATACAGACAATTACCTTATATCGGAATCTTGAAAGATGAAGTCTACCAGTAA
- the tilS gene encoding tRNA lysidine(34) synthetase TilS gives MGQEKWIVAVSGGPDSMVLLDTLRLRGYELVVAHVNYKRRTSSDRDQEIVQKYAGSYGIEFEKRDYRDDGKHKNFQQSARVFRYDFFKELCTKYEANGVALGHHADDDLETYLFQKQREMRSNSVGIDEYSRYGEMKVWRPLLKYTKKDILEYCQTNNIIFGFDESNADTTYTRNRIRAELNAISETEKQSLMESMSQRKHDWEAQKQQFEKRVDTWGDTIPIPQLLSQPHPSLVLRRWLEKNNIDVTRTTKKYLDEMVKAIESGTAKFTFNNQSLFASYGEVTVQSHSALNNRHSQLEYGDFDVYAFASEGSKIQGLTLSDNDFPITVRYAKPGDSIALRFGRKKVNRFFIDRKIPHHQREKWLVVENCAKDIVFVVGIGCDEHHYSNNPNLFVIELNVSQEDHF, from the coding sequence ATGGGACAAGAGAAATGGATTGTCGCGGTTTCCGGTGGCCCAGATTCGATGGTGCTGTTGGATACTTTGCGATTACGCGGTTACGAATTAGTCGTGGCGCATGTTAATTACAAAAGAAGAACCTCTAGTGATCGTGATCAGGAAATCGTGCAAAAATATGCCGGAAGCTACGGTATTGAATTTGAGAAACGTGATTATAGGGATGATGGGAAACACAAGAACTTTCAACAAAGTGCGCGTGTTTTTCGCTATGATTTCTTTAAAGAATTATGCACAAAATACGAGGCGAATGGCGTAGCTCTTGGACATCATGCAGATGATGATTTGGAAACGTATCTCTTTCAGAAGCAACGGGAGATGCGAAGCAACTCAGTCGGGATTGACGAATACAGCCGATATGGCGAAATGAAGGTATGGCGTCCACTTTTGAAGTATACAAAAAAAGACATACTGGAATACTGTCAAACAAACAACATCATTTTTGGTTTTGATGAATCAAATGCGGATACCACATATACTCGAAATCGCATAAGAGCGGAACTCAACGCTATCAGTGAAACTGAAAAGCAATCACTCATGGAATCGATGTCTCAAAGGAAACATGACTGGGAAGCACAAAAACAACAGTTCGAAAAACGGGTAGATACTTGGGGAGACACAATCCCGATACCACAGTTGCTATCGCAACCACATCCATCTTTAGTGTTGCGACGATGGCTTGAAAAAAACAATATTGATGTGACAAGAACCACGAAAAAATACTTGGATGAAATGGTTAAAGCAATTGAAAGCGGAACGGCAAAATTCACCTTCAATAATCAAAGTCTTTTTGCAAGTTATGGTGAAGTCACAGTGCAAAGTCATTCGGCATTGAACAATCGTCATTCTCAATTGGAATATGGAGACTTTGATGTGTATGCATTTGCATCAGAAGGATCGAAAATCCAAGGACTTACATTAAGCGATAATGATTTCCCAATCACAGTTCGATATGCAAAGCCTGGTGATTCCATCGCCTTGCGTTTTGGTAGAAAAAAGGTGAATCGCTTCTTTATTGACCGAAAAATACCGCATCATCAGCGTGAAAAATGGCTTGTAGTTGAAAATTGCGCGAAAGATATTGTTTTTGTTGTGGGAATAGGCTGTGATGAACATCATTACTCTAACAATCCCAATCTTTTTGTGATAGAATTAAACGTATCGCAGGAGGATCATTTTTAG
- a CDS encoding M56 family metallopeptidase: MTQLTKGILQLSFNGTLMYLVVMVLTRCLKRHLSEKMKYILMGVVVLAFVIPIHILMPPIHVNTEVVRSTFEPIMTLRATVVNHGDKVASVNTLAFIYSVATLLFIVIYILRYWMFNKRMDQFLVATGESNVYNSTYVRGPLTYGIRNQKIIIPNDIGDADKRLVLRHEFIHVQRHDALIKQIVLILHIIHWFNPVFFLIKSTLFYYMETSCDELVTKDMDQTERKNYGLLIIAMLERRSHQNSRHGIAFSSAQKKIMHRIEAFMERKHYKRKHGIFVTISVIAALGTIGFTSQNLIYANGQSLTSKPIKSTRNENESLNIKGEGAFLSPLIDGEMLCGIGCFEGHDGMDFGYTDGRLSADVYPITPGKVIEVAADAHFGNYVVLEHENGNQSLYGQLESQIVQVGDFLSVHDPLGVMGQSGDASFPHVHIEYYGNDGGVENIETTTVKR, from the coding sequence ATGACGCAGTTGACGAAAGGGATACTGCAATTATCGTTTAATGGAACGTTGATGTATCTTGTGGTGATGGTACTTACTCGTTGTTTAAAGCGTCATCTGAGTGAAAAAATGAAATACATACTCATGGGGGTGGTAGTTTTAGCATTTGTAATTCCAATACATATCCTAATGCCACCAATTCATGTCAATACTGAAGTTGTGCGGTCGACCTTTGAGCCGATAATGACACTGAGGGCAACTGTGGTGAATCATGGTGATAAGGTAGCAAGTGTCAATACGTTGGCGTTCATTTACAGCGTTGCTACGTTGTTATTCATTGTAATCTATATACTACGCTATTGGATGTTCAATAAACGGATGGATCAATTCTTAGTCGCAACGGGAGAATCAAATGTTTATAACTCTACATATGTTCGCGGTCCTCTAACTTACGGAATTCGAAATCAAAAAATTATTATCCCCAATGACATTGGCGATGCGGATAAACGGCTTGTTTTACGCCATGAGTTCATTCACGTTCAGCGTCACGATGCGCTGATAAAACAAATAGTTTTAATTCTTCATATAATACATTGGTTCAATCCTGTGTTCTTTTTGATAAAGTCGACTCTGTTCTATTATATGGAAACGTCCTGCGATGAACTTGTTACTAAAGACATGGATCAAACTGAACGCAAAAATTATGGATTGCTCATTATCGCCATGTTGGAACGACGTTCACATCAAAACTCGCGTCATGGTATTGCGTTCTCATCTGCACAGAAAAAAATCATGCATAGAATCGAGGCATTTATGGAAAGAAAACACTATAAAAGAAAACATGGAATCTTCGTCACAATTAGCGTTATCGCTGCACTTGGCACGATTGGATTTACATCACAAAATCTAATTTATGCGAATGGTCAATCCTTAACATCAAAACCGATTAAAAGCACACGTAATGAAAATGAATCACTAAATATTAAAGGTGAAGGTGCATTTTTATCACCTTTAATCGATGGTGAAATGCTGTGCGGCATTGGCTGCTTTGAGGGGCATGATGGTATGGACTTTGGATATACTGATGGCAGACTCAGTGCCGATGTTTATCCGATTACACCTGGGAAGGTGATTGAAGTTGCGGCGGATGCGCATTTTGGAAATTATGTAGTACTTGAACACGAGAATGGGAATCAATCACTTTACGGACAACTTGAGTCACAAATCGTTCAAGTCGGTGATTTCCTTAGTGTTCATGACCCATTGGGTGTGATGGGCCAAAGTGGCGATGCCTCATTTCCACATGTTCACATTGAGTATTATGGGAATGATGGTGGGGTTGAAAATATTGAAACTACGACTGTAAAACGATAG
- a CDS encoding BlaI/MecI/CopY family transcriptional regulator, producing the protein MKNISETELEIMNVIWEHNKAVTVKDIQDLLSDNGWKTTTVQTFMNRLSEKGYLRVEKINRSNYYTAAINRSEYSVFETKKIITNVHSGSIRNFVASLVDGDSLTASEISELKAWLNKK; encoded by the coding sequence ATGAAAAATATTAGTGAAACTGAACTTGAAATCATGAACGTGATTTGGGAGCACAATAAAGCTGTGACGGTCAAAGATATTCAAGATCTGCTATCTGATAATGGATGGAAAACGACAACGGTTCAGACGTTTATGAACCGTCTAAGCGAAAAGGGTTATTTGCGTGTCGAAAAAATTAACCGAAGCAACTATTACACGGCAGCAATTAATCGTAGTGAATACTCGGTGTTTGAAACCAAGAAAATCATTACCAATGTTCACTCTGGATCAATCCGTAATTTTGTTGCATCACTTGTGGATGGAGATAGCCTTACAGCCAGCGAAATTTCGGAGTTGAAAGCGTGGTTGAATAAAAAATGA
- a CDS encoding rod shape-determining protein, whose translation MFSKAVGIDLGTANILIYVKGEGVVLDEPSVVSIDAQTKKCLAVGTTAKEMLGRTPGRVLAIRPLKDGVIADFEVTEMMLQYFVRKLNLKGIFSRPTILICCPSNITSVERKAISDAAYRAGAKRVYIEEEPKVAAIGANLDISKPTGSMVLDIGGGTTDVAILSLGEIVTSTSLKVAGDRMDHDIIKYVKDTYKLLIGDRTAEEIKTHIGIASKEAAETMETKTFAVSGRDLVTGLPNTITLKAEETAQAMHESLQEIVRACRTVLEQTPPELSADIVTRGIVLTGGGALLHGLDTLISHKLSIPVYVAENALTCVAEGTGIMLENLELVG comes from the coding sequence ATGTTTTCAAAAGCAGTCGGAATTGACTTAGGAACCGCAAATATTTTAATTTATGTAAAAGGTGAAGGGGTCGTATTGGATGAACCATCAGTTGTTTCAATCGATGCCCAAACAAAAAAATGCCTCGCAGTAGGTACTACAGCTAAAGAAATGCTTGGACGTACACCAGGACGTGTTCTTGCAATTCGTCCATTAAAAGATGGGGTTATTGCAGATTTTGAAGTAACAGAAATGATGTTACAGTACTTCGTACGAAAATTAAACCTAAAAGGAATCTTCTCAAGACCAACAATCTTGATTTGCTGTCCTTCAAATATTACCTCAGTAGAACGTAAAGCGATCAGTGATGCTGCATACCGTGCAGGAGCAAAACGTGTCTATATCGAGGAAGAGCCAAAAGTAGCTGCAATTGGAGCGAACTTGGACATTTCGAAGCCTACAGGATCGATGGTTCTTGATATAGGTGGTGGTACTACAGACGTTGCGATTCTCTCATTGGGTGAAATTGTTACAAGTACTTCATTAAAAGTTGCGGGAGACCGTATGGATCACGACATTATCAAATATGTTAAAGATACTTACAAACTTTTAATTGGTGACCGTACTGCTGAAGAGATTAAAACTCACATTGGTATCGCTTCAAAAGAAGCTGCAGAAACAATGGAAACAAAGACATTTGCAGTAAGTGGACGTGACTTGGTTACAGGTCTTCCAAATACAATTACACTTAAAGCAGAAGAAACTGCTCAAGCAATGCATGAAAGCTTACAAGAAATTGTACGAGCATGCCGTACTGTGTTGGAACAAACACCTCCAGAATTATCAGCAGATATCGTAACTCGTGGTATTGTGTTAACCGGTGGTGGTGCCTTGCTCCATGGCCTTGATACTTTAATTTCACACAAGTTAAGTATTCCTGTTTACGTAGCAGAAAACGCATTAACATGTGTTGCTGAGGGAACGGGTATCATGTTGGAAAACTTAGAATTAGTCGGATAA
- a CDS encoding DUF1146 family protein has protein sequence MNDILRIGLYLVSFMVSAYALSGVDFGKFMRKGGELRMQLLLLLLSLGLGYIVAQFLLGLSTNYFM, from the coding sequence ATGAATGATATTCTTAGAATTGGGTTATATTTAGTGAGTTTTATGGTATCGGCATATGCGCTTAGCGGCGTAGATTTTGGTAAGTTTATGCGCAAAGGCGGCGAATTGCGGATGCAATTATTACTCTTACTGTTGTCATTAGGACTTGGATATATCGTGGCGCAATTTTTATTAGGATTATCTACAAACTATTTCATGTAA
- a CDS encoding PRD domain-containing protein: MNTSKNFTIKRILNNSSLVGSDSISEIVIMGKGIGFGYKAGDVLPQGTPYDKAYKLSNQTNEFNRIINGFDDEIVAMVMDTIQLISEYGVNKFTTPDLITLADHLAATYTRIIKDEAINSFFSHEIRALYPDAYEKSKTLCSSISEKYSIIIPDAEVSYIALHIQNISDKLTRENLDKLNGIVWEIEQLITKKYELELNKDTVHYSRFLTHIRFIIESALSNKKALNEQVNTLLISSYKKQAEIAEDIIGIIEKEMNIHMEKEELAYIVIHLVNIIGEIE; the protein is encoded by the coding sequence ATGAACACTTCAAAGAATTTTACAATAAAACGAATCCTAAATAACAGTTCCTTAGTCGGGAGCGATTCAATTTCTGAGATTGTGATCATGGGTAAGGGTATCGGTTTTGGTTATAAGGCTGGCGATGTTCTTCCACAAGGGACACCTTACGATAAAGCCTACAAACTCTCAAATCAAACAAATGAATTTAATCGAATCATCAATGGTTTTGACGATGAAATTGTTGCCATGGTTATGGATACAATTCAACTGATTTCTGAATATGGTGTTAATAAATTCACCACACCTGATTTAATAACACTTGCAGATCACCTTGCCGCAACATATACACGTATCATTAAAGATGAAGCAATCAATTCGTTTTTCAGTCATGAAATACGTGCGTTATATCCTGATGCGTATGAAAAATCAAAGACACTTTGCAGTTCAATTTCAGAGAAGTATTCAATCATTATTCCTGATGCGGAGGTGTCATATATTGCCCTTCACATTCAGAATATTTCCGATAAACTAACACGAGAAAATTTGGATAAACTCAATGGGATCGTGTGGGAAATTGAGCAATTAATTACTAAAAAATATGAACTCGAATTGAATAAAGACACGGTCCATTATTCACGTTTTCTAACACATATTCGCTTTATTATTGAAAGCGCGTTGTCCAATAAAAAAGCATTGAACGAACAGGTGAATACATTGCTTATTTCATCTTACAAAAAGCAAGCGGAAATTGCTGAAGATATCATTGGAATTATTGAGAAAGAAATGAATATTCACATGGAAAAAGAAGAACTTGCCTATATTGTTATCCATCTGGTTAATATCATTGGTGAGATTGAATAA
- a CDS encoding NAD(P)H-dependent oxidoreductase — translation MKNTLIIFAYPNHRSLNYEIYKRVKAGQEKRGNTVVTLDLYQDNFDPILRFDAQNRRRDMQYREDMKKYRDQVSWADHIIFIYPIWWGSMPAIMKGYLEKVFTTGFSYNFKGLFPQGHLKGKTASLITTDDTPPIFRVVALQDYGNVLKNQVLRIMTGIRVKKHIRMTYIKGRKPEKIERWLQKCYEVA, via the coding sequence ATGAAAAATACTTTAATAATATTTGCTTACCCTAATCACAGAAGTCTCAATTATGAGATATACAAAAGGGTAAAGGCGGGTCAAGAAAAACGTGGCAATACAGTTGTGACACTGGATTTGTATCAGGATAACTTTGATCCGATCCTCCGCTTTGATGCACAAAACCGGCGTCGCGACATGCAATACCGCGAAGACATGAAAAAATATCGAGATCAAGTAAGTTGGGCGGACCATATCATATTCATTTATCCAATTTGGTGGGGATCCATGCCTGCTATTATGAAAGGATATTTGGAAAAAGTTTTTACAACAGGGTTCAGCTACAACTTCAAAGGTCTCTTTCCGCAAGGCCACTTGAAAGGGAAAACAGCGTCCTTGATTACAACGGATGATACTCCACCAATTTTCCGAGTGGTTGCACTTCAAGACTATGGGAATGTTCTTAAGAATCAGGTCCTAAGAATCATGACCGGTATTCGTGTGAAAAAGCATATTCGCATGACCTATATAAAAGGTCGAAAACCAGAGAAAATCGAAAGATGGTTACAAAAGTGTTATGAGGTTGCCTAA
- a CDS encoding MerR family transcriptional regulator, with protein MDNYTIESMAKTMNISKQTLRYYDTLGLVCPQRLENGYRRYSKADYLDLQLVLMLKRGNFSLDEIKIVLKNRRDLGNPHASLAASKKFLHEKRENLIQQIHDLNNLVKMLDSTLKQVDALDSCEGIDQIIGEAYESVLE; from the coding sequence ATGGATAATTATACAATCGAATCCATGGCGAAAACCATGAATATTTCTAAGCAAACACTCCGCTATTACGACACACTCGGTTTGGTGTGCCCACAACGTCTTGAAAATGGTTATCGAAGATATTCTAAGGCTGATTATCTGGATTTGCAGCTTGTATTGATGTTGAAACGCGGGAATTTCTCTTTAGATGAGATAAAAATTGTACTTAAAAACCGCCGTGATTTAGGGAATCCACACGCTTCATTGGCGGCATCTAAGAAGTTCCTACACGAAAAACGAGAGAACTTGATCCAACAAATTCATGATCTCAACAACCTTGTTAAGATGCTCGACAGTACGTTGAAACAAGTAGATGCGTTGGACTCGTGTGAGGGAATCGATCAAATCATTGGCGAGGCTTATGAATCTGTACTTGAATAA
- the murQ gene encoding N-acetylmuramic acid 6-phosphate etherase — translation MIDLSKFTTEQRNPDTLNLDSMTPLEIVTVMNHEDAKVATAVQSELPKIASLVALVSDAFRNSGRLIYMGAGTSGRLGVLDAVECPPTFGVDSDVVIGLIAGGEGAFIQAVEGAEDSIDAGVNDLKSLELTDRDIVVGLAASGRTPYVLGGLDYAHAVGCKTAAIACNRNSIIGQHADIAIEVVVGPEVLTGSTRLKAGTAQKLVLNMITTAAMVGVGKVYQNLMVDVMQTNDKLVVRGQNIVMAATDADRTTATQTLELAGGSVKLAIVMILHHCDANRGRQLLADHADHISAL, via the coding sequence ATGATTGATTTATCAAAATTCACCACAGAACAACGCAATCCAGATACACTGAATTTGGATTCAATGACCCCATTAGAGATTGTCACTGTGATGAACCATGAAGATGCAAAAGTCGCAACTGCAGTACAGTCAGAGTTGCCGAAAATTGCATCACTGGTAGCACTCGTATCGGATGCGTTCCGTAATTCCGGACGCTTAATATACATGGGTGCAGGTACAAGTGGGCGACTCGGTGTCCTTGATGCCGTTGAATGTCCACCAACTTTCGGCGTTGATTCTGATGTTGTTATCGGACTTATAGCCGGTGGCGAGGGTGCATTCATCCAAGCAGTCGAAGGAGCAGAAGATAGTATTGATGCAGGTGTTAACGATTTGAAGTCTCTTGAACTTACCGATCGTGACATCGTAGTCGGACTTGCTGCAAGTGGCCGTACCCCATATGTTTTAGGTGGATTGGATTATGCACATGCAGTAGGTTGTAAAACAGCAGCCATTGCATGCAATCGCAATTCCATCATCGGCCAACACGCGGATATCGCAATTGAAGTTGTTGTTGGCCCAGAAGTGCTAACTGGTTCTACGCGTCTCAAAGCGGGAACTGCTCAGAAATTGGTCCTAAACATGATTACTACCGCAGCTATGGTGGGCGTTGGAAAAGTCTACCAAAACCTTATGGTAGATGTCATGCAAACAAACGACAAATTGGTTGTTCGTGGACAAAATATTGTTATGGCAGCTACGGATGCTGATCGCACGACCGCAACACAAACACTCGAACTTGCCGGTGGTAGTGTAAAACTTGCGATTGTTATGATTCTACATCACTGTGATGCCAACAGGGGGCGTCAGCTACTTGCTGACCACGCTGATCATATCAGCGCACTATAA